In Helianthus annuus cultivar XRQ/B chromosome 9, HanXRQr2.0-SUNRISE, whole genome shotgun sequence, the following are encoded in one genomic region:
- the LOC110877991 gene encoding uncharacterized protein LOC110877991 isoform X1, whose product MSISMSRLIVGSSISTTRPSLNFTSFSYNPTSQASFSNNKDHSSYSCHGFSSRSLQYDPMKTIPRKSFVIRNNITPPPGVPLPSGSPSGSIRNWIVGIVFTFVLPFCTHKWGPLLQIKNKVDNVVNTAEYIMETIEAVAEKVDNVIDNITDDLPENSSIRKTMEAVDELVEGVAKSAHIANDIIDKVEEVENKLESMILKEAKEKEAPKLVVDTEEMPTQEATTKSLKAD is encoded by the exons ATGTCAATATCTATGTCGAGATTGATCGTCGGTTCATCCATATCAACAACACGGCCAAGTCTTAACTTTACATCTTTCTCATATAATCCAACATCCCAAGCATCATTCTCAAACAACAAGGATCATTCATCTTATAGCTGTCATGGCTTCAGTAGCAGAAGCTTGCAGTATGATCCAATGAAGACGATACCGCGAAAAAGCTTTGTTATACGCAACAACATCACTCCACCTCCCGGGGTTCCTCTTCCTTCTGGATCGCCTTCCGGTTCCAT aAGAAATTGGATTGTGGGTATCGTGTTTACATTTGTTTTACCCTTTTGCACGCATAAATGGGGGCCATTACTTCAAATAAAGA ATAAGGTGGACAATGTGGTCAACACGGCTGAGTATATAATGGAAACTATCGAGGCGGTGGCTGAAAAAGTAGACAACGTCATTGATAATATTACAGACGATCTTCCAGAAAATAGCAGCATTAGAAAAACTATGGAAGCtgttgatgaacttgttgaaggaGTTGCCAAGAGTGCTCATATCGCCAATGATATCATCGATAAG GTGGAAGAAGTTGAAAATAAATTAGAGTCAATGATTCTGAAAGAAGCCAAAGAGAAGGAGGCTCCCAAACTAGTTGTAGATACGGAAGAAATGCCTACCCAAGAAGCAACAACGAAGTCGTTAAAAGCGGATTAA
- the LOC110877991 gene encoding uncharacterized protein LOC110877991 isoform X2 encodes MSISMSRLIVGSSISTTRPSLNFTSFSYNPTSQASFSNNKDHSSYSCHGFSSRSLQYDPMKTIPRKSFVIRNNITPPPGVPLPSGSPSGSINWIVGIVFTFVLPFCTHKWGPLLQIKNKVDNVVNTAEYIMETIEAVAEKVDNVIDNITDDLPENSSIRKTMEAVDELVEGVAKSAHIANDIIDKVEEVENKLESMILKEAKEKEAPKLVVDTEEMPTQEATTKSLKAD; translated from the exons ATGTCAATATCTATGTCGAGATTGATCGTCGGTTCATCCATATCAACAACACGGCCAAGTCTTAACTTTACATCTTTCTCATATAATCCAACATCCCAAGCATCATTCTCAAACAACAAGGATCATTCATCTTATAGCTGTCATGGCTTCAGTAGCAGAAGCTTGCAGTATGATCCAATGAAGACGATACCGCGAAAAAGCTTTGTTATACGCAACAACATCACTCCACCTCCCGGGGTTCCTCTTCCTTCTGGATCGCCTTCCGGTTCCAT AAATTGGATTGTGGGTATCGTGTTTACATTTGTTTTACCCTTTTGCACGCATAAATGGGGGCCATTACTTCAAATAAAGA ATAAGGTGGACAATGTGGTCAACACGGCTGAGTATATAATGGAAACTATCGAGGCGGTGGCTGAAAAAGTAGACAACGTCATTGATAATATTACAGACGATCTTCCAGAAAATAGCAGCATTAGAAAAACTATGGAAGCtgttgatgaacttgttgaaggaGTTGCCAAGAGTGCTCATATCGCCAATGATATCATCGATAAG GTGGAAGAAGTTGAAAATAAATTAGAGTCAATGATTCTGAAAGAAGCCAAAGAGAAGGAGGCTCCCAAACTAGTTGTAGATACGGAAGAAATGCCTACCCAAGAAGCAACAACGAAGTCGTTAAAAGCGGATTAA